GGTGACCACCACGATGGTGACGCCCAGCTCGGCGTTGATGGTCCGCAGCGCGGCGAAGACCTCGGCGCCGGTCGCCTCGTCCAGCTCGCCGGTCGGCTCGTCGGCGAAGAGCACCTCCGGGTCGTTGGCGACCGCCACGGCCACCGCGCAGCGCTGCTGCTCGCCGCCGCTCATCTGGCCGGGCTTCCGGTCCGCGCAGTAGCCGACGCCGACCAGGTCGAGCAGCTGCCGGGCCCGGTCGCGCCGGGCCCGACGCGACCGCCCGCCGGCGAGCTTCATCGGCAGCTCCACGTTCTCCTGCGCGGTCAGGTACGGCAGCAGGTTCCGGCCGGTCTGCTGCCAGACGAAGCCGACCACCTGGCGGCGGTAGGCGAGCCGGCGCCGGTTCGACAGCGCGAGCAGGTCGTAGTCGGCGACCCGGGCGATGCCGGCGGTGGGGGTGTCCAGCCCGGAGAGGATGTTCAGCAGGGTCGACTTGCCGGACCCGGAGGCGCCGACGATCGCCACCAGCTCGCCCCGGTCGATGACCAGGTCGAGGCCCTGGAGGGCGACCACCTCCACCCCCTCGGTCTTGAAGATGCGGACCAGGCCGTCGCAGACGATGTGCCCGCGCAACCGGTCCCGGCCACCGGCCCGTTCGGCCGCGCGCTGCGCGGCGCGCTGCTGCAGGGCTGCCAGGTCCGGCACGGCGGACACCTCGGCGATCGCTGTCATCTCAGCTCTCCTCTCCGAGCCGGAGCACCTCGCCGAGGCGCATCCGGCGGTTGTTCAGGGCCTCGACGGCGATCGCGAAGCCGAGGGCCACCAGGGCGAGGCCCAGCACACCGGCCACCAGACCGGGTTCGAAACGCACCTGCACCGCCACTCCACCGGTGAACGCGGGCAGGCCGAGGACCGGGGTGAGCAGCACCGGCAGCAGCGCGCCGACCACCGCCCCGGTGAGGACCGAGACCAGCACCAGCGGGGTCAGCTCGACGAGCAGCAGCCCGCGCCACTGCCGCCGGGACAGCCCCATGGTGCGCAGCCGGGAGAGCACCTGACCTCGGCTGCGCGCCCCGGCGAGCACGGCGAACGCCAGCGCGAGCAGGCCCAGCGCACCGCCGCCGACCGCGCCGATGCTGAAGCCGAACACCAGCAGCCCGTTCACCCCGCTGCCGCCCAGCTCGGCGCGGACCGCCGACCGGGTGAGCACCTCCGGTGCCCGGGGCGGCTCGCCGCCGGTCACCCCTCCGATGCGCTGGTAGCGCCGCTGCCCCTCGTCGACCACCCCGGCCACCCCGGCTGGGTCGACCCGGTCCCCGGCCAGCACGAAGCCGGTGGGGGCGAGCTGGTGCGGGGCGCCCGCCGGCAGCGTCGGCCAGGGCAGCACCACGAACCGCGTGACGCTCCGGTCGAGCAGCGGGAACTCCTTGACGGTGGCGGCCGTCCGCACCGGCAGCCGGTTGCCCTGCACGTCCAGCCAGGCGGGCCGGCCCCCGTCCCGATCGGCCAGCCCGGCGTCGGCGAACTCCTCGGCGAGCGCCGGGGAGACCAGCGCGGGCAGCGGCGTGCTGCCATCGCCGGTGGTGCGCAGCGGGTCGGGGACGGTCACCGGGACGCCCGCGCGGCGGGCCACCTCAGCGAAGCGGACGCCGTCGACCAGCAGCACCCGGGTGTCGCCGACCCCGCCGAACCGGCCGGCCTGATCGGCGTACGGGCGCACGCCCGTCACCAGCACCAGCGGGGCCACCGCCCGCACCCCGGGCAGCGCGGCCAGCGCCTGCGTGGTGTCCGGGGCGAACCGTTCGCCGTTGACCAGGACGTCGCCGGGTACGGCCCGGCCGGCCGCGCGGTCCCGGCCGGTCTCGATGCCGGCGGCCACCACCCCGCAGAACGCGGCGGTGGCGACGGCCAGCACGACCACGACCAGCGGGCCCGTGGTGGCGGCCCGGCCGGCGCGGGCGGTGCCGAGGAACGCGACGCTGCCCCGGGCCCGGGCGGCGGCCCGACTGAGCAGCCGCAGCGGCCACGGGTACGCGCGCAGCGCGACCAGCGCCGCGGCCACCGCCAGCAGCACCGGCACCGACACCAGCAGCGGGTCCACACTCCCGTCGAGGGTGAGCCCTCGCCGGCGCAGCAGGAACGCTCCGAGCACGGCCACCCCGAGCACGGTCACCTCGATGGTGAGCCGGACCGTGGTGGAGCGGGCGCCGACCAGGTCGGCCCGCCCGCCGCCGCCCCGCCCGGCGGTGAGCGCGGTGACCGGCGGGAGCAGCGTGGCCAGCACCCCGGCGAGCAGCACCCAGTGCAGCTCCGCGCCCTCCCCCGGCACCAGCCCCCCGAGCAGCCAGCCGACGCCCGCCGCGAGGGGCAGCACCAGGGCCGACTCGGCGAGCCCGCGGCGCAGCACCGCGCCGGTGGAGCCGCCCCGCGCACGGATCAGCGCGTACTCGGTGCGGCGCCGGCGCGCGGCGAGCCGGGCGGCGAGCAGGGTCAGGCCGGCCAGGGTGGCGAGCAGCCCGGCGGCGATGACGGCGAGCAGCGTACGGGCGGCGGCGAGCGACTCGGCGAAGCGCCGCAGCGGGATGTCGACGCCCTGGTTGAAGGCCAGCCCCGCCGGACGGGTCCGGTCCAGCACGGCCAGCCCGTCGACCATCGGCTCCAGGTCGCCGGGGGTGACCCCGTCGGGAGCGACCCGGTAGCGCCACGAGAAGCCGACCGGCCAGCCGGCGGACGCCATCGCGCCGAAGCCGGGCGCGGCCGTCGCACCGACGAGGAGGGTCGGCATGCGGTCCTTCACCGGCGGGGTGAGCCGGAGCATCGAGGGGAGGGCGTCCCAGATCCCGTCCTGCGGGTCGACCGGCCGGAACACCCCGACCAGGGCGAGCTTCGTCGTCAGCATGGGCTTGCCGTCGGGGTCCAGGATGGCGAGCTGGAACCGGCTGCCGGCGTGCAGCCGCAGCGGGCCGGCGACGGTGTCGGCGAGCGCCAACTCGACCGCCCCGTCGCTGGTCACCCCGGCTTCCGGCCAGCGGCCCTCGACCATGGTGACCGCGTCCTGGATGCCGCTCATGAACCGCAGGCTCAGGTCCAGCAGCCCCTGGTCGGCCCGCAGGTCGGGTCCGGTCATCCGGCCGAAGAGGGTTCGGGCGGCGTACCAGCGCTCGCCGACGGCCTGCCGGACGGCGGGCGGCATCCGCTGCTGGAGCGAGTCGAGCTCGCCCGCCCTGGCGGTGGCCGCGCCGGCGCCGCCCTGCGTGAGCGGCGCGTCCTCGGTGGTGTACGTGAGGTCGCGGCGGGCGACCGGCTGGGCGGCCAGGTACTCGCGCAGCCCCTGCCCGGTGAGGCGGTCGGCGACCCGGGGCACCCCCGTGATCAGCAGCGCGGTCACCAGGGCCAGCACGGCGAGCAGCAGAAAGTGCCCCCCGTACGCCCGGACCCGCCGCACGGCCGCGAACAGGCTCATCGCTCTCCCCCGATCCGGAGCTGCATGGTGGCCACCCGCTGGCGGAGGCCGGTGGTGATGACGGCGCTGAACAGCAGGGCGACCGCCAGCAGTCCGAGCGCGGTCGCCCCGACCGGTGTCCAGGGCAGCGTGAAGGCCGCGTCGGGCACCGGCCGGCCGGCGCCCTGGGTGAGGATCACCAGCGGCACCATGGTGGCCGCGACCCCCGCCCCGACCAGCAGCCCGACGCCGACCCCGATGCCGGCGAGGAAGGCCTGCTCGGCGAGGAGCGCCCGGGCCAGCAGGCGGGTGTTCGCGCCCAGCGTGTGCAGCACCGCGAACTCGGCCATCCGGTGCCGGGCGGTCGCCCAGACGTCGACCGCCAGGCCGACCAGGGCGAGCAGCACCGCGCCGACGGCCGCGGCGAGCAGGCCGGTCCGGGCGCCCCGCCAGTACGGGTCCCGGGCCGTCTCCGCCGCCACCTGGCGCCGGTCGAGCAGGGTCGTCCCGGGAAGCTTGGCCAGCGCGTCCACCGCGGCGCCGTAACCGGCCTCGTCGACACCCAGCCACCACTCCGCCTGCGGGCGGACGGTGCCCTGCTGGCGGAGCAGGAGGTTGGTGGCGGCGGGAAGGTCCAGCAGCACTCCGTCGCCGGTGGTGCCGGGCACCGCCTTGACCTGCCCGACCACCTTCACCTTCAGGGTGACCCCGGACAGCGCGAAGGGGACCTCGTCGCCGGTGTGCACGTTCAGCGCGGCCGCGACGCCGGGCGTCACCAGGGCCGGTACGGGCGGATCGTCCCCGGTGGGCACCACGGCGAACCGGGCCGCAGGCTGGCGGGCGAACGCGAGCAGGCCCTCCGGCAGGTCGATCCGCTGGGTGGCGTCGAGGCCGCCCCGGGCCATCGTGGCCGGTTCGCCCGGCCCCTGCTCGCCGTCGGCGATCCGCCAGTCGCCGTCGAGCGACAGCGGCAGCGCGGCTCCGGCGGCGTCGGTGAGGCCCAGCCCGTCGATCCGCAGCCGGTAGCTGACCCCGATCGCCTGGCCGCCGTCGGCCTCGAACCCGGCCAGTCGCAGCGGGGCGCCACCGGTCCCGGGCAGCGGCACGGAGAAGGACCTCGGCCGGCCGTCCCCGCCGCCCACCGCGAGCGGCAGCCGCCAGGCGGCGCCACGGTCGGTGGTGAGCAGCGCGGACACGGCCACCTCCGATGTCGTGTACGGCGGCTCGACCGGCGTGCGGACGGTGCCGGACAGGGTGTGCGCGCCGGCCGGGAGGACCATCCCTGCGGGGGCGGCCCGCCCGGTGGACAGCCGGTCGAGCAGCGCGCCGCTGGACGCCCCACCGTCGGCGTCGTCGAGCCGCAGCCCGGTGGCGGAGGCCGAGTCGAGGCCCACCACGGTGGCCGGCCGGGCGTCCCGGCCCAGCCGGACCTCGTCCCGCCAGGCCGGCAGCACCCGGTCGACCCCGGGCACGGCGGCCAGCCCGGCCGCCCGGTCGGCGGGGGCGACACCGTTCCGTTCCACCAGCCGCAGGTCGGCACCGACGGTGTGCTGGGCCTGGTCGCGCTGCGACCGTTCCCAGGAGGCGACCAGCGACCAGGCGAGGGTGCTGCCGCCGACGGCGAGGGCGAGCAGCAGCACCGGGCCGGCGTGCGGCCGACGGCCCGCCTGCCACATGCCGAAGATGGTGGCCGTCCACGGCCGCCGGTCGACGAAACGCTCGGCGAACCGGGTGGTCGGGGGCAGCAGCCGCAGCGCGATGACCGCCCCGGCCAGCACCCCGAGGGTGGGCGCGGCGGCGAGCAGCGGGTCGATGCCGAGCCGTCCGCCGGCCCCGGCGAGGGGCGAGGAGTACTGCCGCAGCTGGGTCCAGGCGAGCACGGCCAGCGCGACGAGGGCCAGGTCGACGCTGGCCCGTTGCACGGCCGCGCCGCGGCTCGGGCGGGACCGGGCCGCCATGTCGGCGACGTAGGTGCCGGCCCGGCGCAGCGCCGGCACGACCATGGCGAGCAGGCAGCCGATCGCGGCGGCGACGGCGACCGTCCAGACCCGGGTGAGGCCGCCGCCGGCCAGCCCCAGGTCCGCGCCGAGCCGGTGCACGGCCTGCCCGGTCAGCACCGGGGCGAGCAGCAGCGCCGGGGCCACCACCAGGGTCGCCTCCCGCACCGCGAGGCCGGCGAGCTGTCCCCGGGCGGCGCCCCGGGCGCGCAGCAGCGCGTTCTGCGCCCGGCGGTCCTCGTTGAGCAGCGCGGCGACCAGCACCAGCGCGTACCCGCCGAGGACCACGATCAGCAGCAGCGGGGTGAGCAGCGCGGACCGGCCGACCAGGTCGGCCCGGCCGAGCCGGTCGGCGAGCCGGTCCAGGTTGCTCACGGTCTGGGCGGACGAGCCGAGGCCGGTCGCCTCGGGAAGCTTCTCCGCGATGGTGGCGACCGCCGCCGCGACTTCGGTCAGCCGGCTCGGCGCGACCACGGCGAGGTCGGGGGCGACCAGCCAGGCGGCCGACGTGGAGCCCGGAAAGGTGGCCGCGAAGTCCGCCGGGTCCAGCGCGAACGGCCCGTACGAGGTGACCGCGCCGGTGCCCTGGCTGTCGCCGACGCCCGGGGCGAGCCGCCAGTACGCGTCGCCGGGGTCGCGGGGCCGCCAGGTGCCGGCGACCACCACCGCGCCGGCCTTCTCGGCGCTGCGGTCGTAGAGCGGCACCCGGTCGCCCACCTGCAGCCCGAGCTGCCCGGCGATCTTCTCCGGCAGGGTGACCTGCAACGGTGTCGCCCCGGGCGTCGGCCACGCCCCGGCGGTGAGCTGCGCGTACGTCGGCAGGTCGGTCAGCGTGGCGAGGTTGGCGAACATCGGGTCGTCGCCGGTCCGGGCGGCGCCGAGGTCGCCGGTGAGCTCCCGCCCGGTGCCGTAACGGGCGGCGGCGACGCCGGCCGGCACGCCGGCCAGGCCGTCGGCGAACTGGGCGCGGACAGCGCGGTCCCGGTCGGCGTACGCGGCGGCGTCCGCGCCGCCGGAGCCGCTGACCAGCAGGCTGCGCTCCTCGGCCGGGGCGGCGGCGAGCACCGCGCGCTGGCCGGCGTCCACCGCCCGGCGGCTGTAGTCGGAGAGCCCGGTGACCATCGCGACCGCGACCAGGGCCGCGACGGCGGCCGCGAGCAGCAGCCCGCGGGCCTCGACGACCCGTCTCCACACCAGCTTCATCCGACGCCCTCCCCTGGCCCCGGCGGGCCGATGACCAGGGAGACCGGTCGGGGGGCGGGAAAGGTTCGCGCGCGTTACGTGATCGTTATCAGTCCGGCGGGCCGGCAGCGACCCGCTTCGATGGCGCTGACCGTCAGCCCCGCGGCCGGTCGCGGTCCTTGGAGGGCTGCACCCGCTTCGGCTCGCCCGGCATCTTCGGATATTCCGGCGGGTACGGCAGGTCACCCTGCCCGGCGGCGGCATCCCGTTCGGCCCACTCCAGCAGCGGGCTGATGTCCCACGGGCGGTCGTCGATGCCGGCGTGCGGGTCGCCCCGCTCGGCGAACCGGGCCGGCACGCTGCCCAGGTGGAAGTCGTCCGGGTCCACGTCGGGCAGCTCGTCCCAGTCGACCGGGGTGGAGACGGTGGCCCGCCCGTTGGCCCGCAACGAGTAGGCGCAGGCGATGGTCCGGTCCCGGGCCATCTGGTTGAAGTCGACGAAAACCCGGCTGCCCCGCTCCTCCTTCCACCAGGCGGTGGTGACCAGCTCCGGGCGGCGGCGTTCCAGCTCTCGGGCCAGCGCGATGGTGGCGCGGCGCACCTCGACGAAGGTCCAGCGAGGCTGGATGCGCAGGTAGACGTGGACGCCCCGGCCGCCGGAGGTCTTCGGCCAGCCGGTCGCACCCAGCTCGTCCAGCAGCCCGCGCAGCTCCCGGGCGGCGGTGACCGCGTGGGTGAAGTCGGTGCCGGGCTGCGGGTCCAGGTCGATCCGCAGCTCGTCGGGGCGGTCGACGTCGGCGGCGCGGACCGGCCACGGGTGGAACACCACCGTGCCCATCTGTGCGGCCCAGGCCACGTGCGCCAGGTCCGCGGGGCACAGCTCGGCGGCCTTGCGGCCGCTGGGAAAGCTGATCTCCGCGGTCGCCACCCACGGGGGTACGCCCCGGGCCGGCACCCGCTTCTGGAAGAACATCTCCCCCTCTATGCCCTCGGGGAAGCGCTGGAGGGTGGTGGGCCGGTCGCGCAGGGCGCGCATGATCCCGTCGCCGACCGACAGGTAGTAGTGGAAGACGTCCGCCTTGGTGAAGCCGCGCTGCGGAAAGATCACCCGGTCCGGGCTGCTCAGCCGCACGGTGTGCCCGGCGACCTCGATCTCCTCCACAGCGGCCTTGGAGCCAGCCATTCGGCGACCATATGCGATGCCACCGACGCTCGACGTACCGTTG
This sequence is a window from Micromonospora sp. NBRC 110009. Protein-coding genes within it:
- the ligD gene encoding non-homologous end-joining DNA ligase — translated: MAGSKAAVEEIEVAGHTVRLSSPDRVIFPQRGFTKADVFHYYLSVGDGIMRALRDRPTTLQRFPEGIEGEMFFQKRVPARGVPPWVATAEISFPSGRKAAELCPADLAHVAWAAQMGTVVFHPWPVRAADVDRPDELRIDLDPQPGTDFTHAVTAARELRGLLDELGATGWPKTSGGRGVHVYLRIQPRWTFVEVRRATIALARELERRRPELVTTAWWKEERGSRVFVDFNQMARDRTIACAYSLRANGRATVSTPVDWDELPDVDPDDFHLGSVPARFAERGDPHAGIDDRPWDISPLLEWAERDAAAGQGDLPYPPEYPKMPGEPKRVQPSKDRDRPRG
- a CDS encoding FtsX-like permease family protein is translated as MKLVWRRVVEARGLLLAAAVAALVAVAMVTGLSDYSRRAVDAGQRAVLAAAPAEERSLLVSGSGGADAAAYADRDRAVRAQFADGLAGVPAGVAAARYGTGRELTGDLGAARTGDDPMFANLATLTDLPTYAQLTAGAWPTPGATPLQVTLPEKIAGQLGLQVGDRVPLYDRSAEKAGAVVVAGTWRPRDPGDAYWRLAPGVGDSQGTGAVTSYGPFALDPADFAATFPGSTSAAWLVAPDLAVVAPSRLTEVAAAVATIAEKLPEATGLGSSAQTVSNLDRLADRLGRADLVGRSALLTPLLLIVVLGGYALVLVAALLNEDRRAQNALLRARGAARGQLAGLAVREATLVVAPALLLAPVLTGQAVHRLGADLGLAGGGLTRVWTVAVAAAIGCLLAMVVPALRRAGTYVADMAARSRPSRGAAVQRASVDLALVALAVLAWTQLRQYSSPLAGAGGRLGIDPLLAAAPTLGVLAGAVIALRLLPPTTRFAERFVDRRPWTATIFGMWQAGRRPHAGPVLLLALAVGGSTLAWSLVASWERSQRDQAQHTVGADLRLVERNGVAPADRAAGLAAVPGVDRVLPAWRDEVRLGRDARPATVVGLDSASATGLRLDDADGGASSGALLDRLSTGRAAPAGMVLPAGAHTLSGTVRTPVEPPYTTSEVAVSALLTTDRGAAWRLPLAVGGGDGRPRSFSVPLPGTGGAPLRLAGFEADGGQAIGVSYRLRIDGLGLTDAAGAALPLSLDGDWRIADGEQGPGEPATMARGGLDATQRIDLPEGLLAFARQPAARFAVVPTGDDPPVPALVTPGVAAALNVHTGDEVPFALSGVTLKVKVVGQVKAVPGTTGDGVLLDLPAATNLLLRQQGTVRPQAEWWLGVDEAGYGAAVDALAKLPGTTLLDRRQVAAETARDPYWRGARTGLLAAAVGAVLLALVGLAVDVWATARHRMAEFAVLHTLGANTRLLARALLAEQAFLAGIGVGVGLLVGAGVAATMVPLVILTQGAGRPVPDAAFTLPWTPVGATALGLLAVALLFSAVITTGLRQRVATMQLRIGGER
- a CDS encoding FtsX-like permease family protein; its protein translation is MSLFAAVRRVRAYGGHFLLLAVLALVTALLITGVPRVADRLTGQGLREYLAAQPVARRDLTYTTEDAPLTQGGAGAATARAGELDSLQQRMPPAVRQAVGERWYAARTLFGRMTGPDLRADQGLLDLSLRFMSGIQDAVTMVEGRWPEAGVTSDGAVELALADTVAGPLRLHAGSRFQLAILDPDGKPMLTTKLALVGVFRPVDPQDGIWDALPSMLRLTPPVKDRMPTLLVGATAAPGFGAMASAGWPVGFSWRYRVAPDGVTPGDLEPMVDGLAVLDRTRPAGLAFNQGVDIPLRRFAESLAAARTLLAVIAAGLLATLAGLTLLAARLAARRRRTEYALIRARGGSTGAVLRRGLAESALVLPLAAGVGWLLGGLVPGEGAELHWVLLAGVLATLLPPVTALTAGRGGGGRADLVGARSTTVRLTIEVTVLGVAVLGAFLLRRRGLTLDGSVDPLLVSVPVLLAVAAALVALRAYPWPLRLLSRAAARARGSVAFLGTARAGRAATTGPLVVVVLAVATAAFCGVVAAGIETGRDRAAGRAVPGDVLVNGERFAPDTTQALAALPGVRAVAPLVLVTGVRPYADQAGRFGGVGDTRVLLVDGVRFAEVARRAGVPVTVPDPLRTTGDGSTPLPALVSPALAEEFADAGLADRDGGRPAWLDVQGNRLPVRTAATVKEFPLLDRSVTRFVVLPWPTLPAGAPHQLAPTGFVLAGDRVDPAGVAGVVDEGQRRYQRIGGVTGGEPPRAPEVLTRSAVRAELGGSGVNGLLVFGFSIGAVGGGALGLLALAFAVLAGARSRGQVLSRLRTMGLSRRQWRGLLLVELTPLVLVSVLTGAVVGALLPVLLTPVLGLPAFTGGVAVQVRFEPGLVAGVLGLALVALGFAIAVEALNNRRMRLGEVLRLGEES
- a CDS encoding ABC transporter ATP-binding protein produces the protein MTAIAEVSAVPDLAALQQRAAQRAAERAGGRDRLRGHIVCDGLVRIFKTEGVEVVALQGLDLVIDRGELVAIVGASGSGKSTLLNILSGLDTPTAGIARVADYDLLALSNRRRLAYRRQVVGFVWQQTGRNLLPYLTAQENVELPMKLAGGRSRRARRDRARQLLDLVGVGYCADRKPGQMSGGEQQRCAVAVAVANDPEVLFADEPTGELDEATGAEVFAALRTINAELGVTIVVVTHDPAVAGQVRRTVAIRDGRTSSEVRRTARVGADGSTELVSEEYAVLDRTGRMQLPASFVDALSLRDRVRLNLEPDHVEVRPGDRAHAEESES